Proteins found in one Oreochromis niloticus isolate F11D_XX linkage group LG22, O_niloticus_UMD_NMBU, whole genome shotgun sequence genomic segment:
- the LOC106097299 gene encoding uncharacterized protein LOC106097299: protein MTSASTMTPSQDIAHATATLEHDMQSWDLSESPSTALLIQTPLTPPPSPQCSQEPLIADLWEETVIDIKLATLHLLMLALNEFLQETCYGCQTGHPSQVQHSCLQELSEYFFDTYYDDVMIRLQTDRFIPAIRLFVRSNTVDGTGTQIRRVAEHIMCELRSERHIVCAINDNITHLLEASICARRVKPAMLRMTGNYWAGRHLV, encoded by the exons ATGACATCGGCATCAACCATGACACCCAGCCAGGACATCGCCCATGCCACAGCCACTCTAG AGCATGACATGCAGTCGTGGGACCTGTCAGAGTCACCATCAACAGCGCTGCTAATCCAGACCCCCCTGACTCCACCACCCTCACCACAATGCTCGCAGGAACCCCTCATAGCAGACCTGTGGGAAGAAACTGTAATCGACATCAAACTCGCAACTCTCCATCTGTTGATGTTGGCGTTGAATGAGTTTCTACAAGAGACATGTTACGGATGTCAAACAGGCCACCCCAGTCAGGTGCAACACAGCTGCTTGCAGGAATTGTCTGAGTATTTCTTTGACACCTACTATGATGATGTGATGATAAGGCTCCAGACTGACCGATTCATCCCAGCCATCCGGCTGTTTGTACGCTCAAACACCGTAGATGGGACTGGAACGCAAATCCGCAGAGTTGCAGAACACATCATGTGTGAATTGAGATCAGAGCGACATATAGTATGTGCCATTAATGACAACATTACGCACCTGCTAGAAGCAAGTATTTGCGCCCGCCGTGTTAAACCAGCCATGCTCCGCATGACTGGAAACTACTGGGCTGGGAGACACCTGGTTTAA